A single Kryptolebias marmoratus isolate JLee-2015 linkage group LG16, ASM164957v2, whole genome shotgun sequence DNA region contains:
- the gsk3ab gene encoding glycogen synthase kinase 3 alpha b — MSGSGRARTSSFAEPPGAPGSAAAGAGSAVAGGSSTGKTGASQASGSGSTSFGNLKLPRDSGKVTTVVATPGQGPDRPQEVSYTDIKVIGNGSFGVVYQARLIDTQEMVAIKKVLQDKRFKNRELQIMRKLDHCNIVRLRYFFYSSGEKKDEVYLNLVLDYVPETVYRVARHFNKAKTTIPIIYVKVYMYQLFRSLAYIHSQGVCHRDIKPQNLLVDPETAILKLCDFGSAKQLVRGEPNVSYICSRYYRAPELIFGATDYTSNIDIWSAGCVLAELLLGQPIFPGDSGVDQLVEIIKVLGTPTREQIREMNPNYTEFKFPQIKAHPWTKVFKPRTPQEAIALCSRLLEYTPVSRLSPLEACAHAFFDELRQPNTRLPSGRELPPLFNFSPVELSIQPQLNSTLIPPHARAQTSPASHEGSVSDSTAQPSSAPGSINNST; from the exons ATGAGCGGCAGCGGGCGGGCCAGGACCAGCTCATTCGCTGAGCCTCCCGGAGCTCCCGGATCTGCTGCAGCCGGTGCCGGATCGGCAGTAGCCGGCGGAAGCTCGACAGGAAAAACTGGGGCTTCACAAGCCAGTGGAAGCGGCTCGACGAGCTTTGGGAATCTGAAACTGCCTA GAGACAGTGGCAAAGTGACGACGGTGGTAGCCACGCCCGGGCAGGGCCCTGATCGCCCACAGGAAGTGTCCTACACAGACATAAAGGTCATAGGAAATGGCTCCTTTGGAGTGGTCTACCAGGCCCGCCTCATTGACACTCAGGAGATGGTGGCAATTAAGAAAGTTCTCCAAGACAAAAGGTTTAAG AATAGAGAGCTGCAAATTATGAGGAAATTGGACCACTGCAACATTGTAAGGCTACGCTACTTCTTCTACTCGAGTGGAGAGAAG AAAGATGAGGTGTATTTGAATCTTGTGCTGGATTATGTCCCGGAGACTGTGTACAGGGTGGCTCGGCACTTCAACAAGGCCAAGACCACCATCCCCATCATCTATGTTAAG GTGTACATGTACCAGCTGTTCCGCAGCCTGGCTTATATCCATTCCCAGGGCGTTTGTCACAGAGACATTAAGCCTCAGAACCTCCTGGTAGATCCAGAGACGGCCATTCTCAAACTTTGTGACTTTGGCAG TGCAAAGCAGTTAGTTCGAGGGGAGCCAAACGTGTCCTATATTTGCTCACGGTACTATCGTGCCCCGGAGCTCATATTTGGCGCCACCGACTACACGTCCAACATTGACATCTGGTCAGCTGGCTGTGTGTTAGCGGAGCTGCTGCTGGGCCAGCCCATCTTCCCCGGGGACAGTGGTGTGGACCAGCTAGTAGAGATCATCAAG GTTTTGGGGACACCAACGAGGGAGCAGATCCGGGAGATGAACCCCAACTACACAGAGTTCAAATTCCCCCAGATCAAAGCTCATCCTTGGACAAAG GTCTTTAAGCCTCGTACCCCACAAGAGGCCATCGCCCTCTGCTCTCGACTGCTGGAGTACACCCCCGTTTCCAGACTGTCCCCTCTGGAAGCCTGCGCGCACGCCTTCTTCGACGAGTTGCGCCAGCCCAACACCCGCCTGCCCAGCGGGCGAGAACTGCCGCCCCTATTCAACTTCAGTCCTGTTG AGCTGTCTATTCAGCCCCAGTTGAACTCCACACTCATTCCTCCTCACGCTCGTGCACAGACATCGCCTGCCTCGCACG AGGGCAGCGTGTCGGACAGTACCGCCCAACCCAGCTCAGCACCTGGATCCATCAACAACAGCACCTGA
- the znf526 gene encoding zinc finger protein 574, with protein sequence MMAEEGQEEAASMYVEHQYMCSECQQLFNTLEEVLVHQQIHTGQDMEGEAVTELGQSQQYQCLECGSLLVNAEELLQHQEMHMREAGMEVEQQELCEVLEMEGATADVQGSGPVQYQCLDCLALFDSPETWLEHRRTHSRSSTHSNTETTTEYVIQPDGSVAPLNNVQNFVLSEQQAGEILAQVLAHQKQQQQQPKKHSSVPKSPRSYLLPPITPAPGSATMHLQILTAQALADSSTSPSQHRFKQPPLLCVSQTSPTKPRVLENGVQRLELRLAPAVHAEYQQQQQTELVVIHPYECSECSLLFQTPEDFLQHQGEHFLGQDKEGGGRGVMTGLEEMRGRDDSAEKMEDMRSRGAEKKAVVRSKALQCELCSRTFTSVNRLTAHQRVHEEGTHKCPDCGKVFKKATSLQTHMRTHSGVARYLCVDCGIGFTTEMTLIMHRKSHVADPFHKCQFCNKTFTNMTKYLYHRRTHLSSETPDSPAPVFVGSPPRRASATALAILQRAREKKISHLLPPLTEEEMGTLENSNQIYSNKVDTSEAKKKEEDGEMQASEQAEGTSEENQQVEMEDASVSNSKSVSLDGGGVMMSSAVSGKAASTLSSNKGPFCCRSCRKPFPSQLLLAHHRRQSHTLQRRFMCGICGKSFKKQIHVQNHMRIHTGEKPFQCSDCGKTFSLLANLMRHTLIHSGVRPYRCDVCYRSFSQSSNLRQHSLLHSSAPRLTCPECPATFRWANKLAAHRFTQHPGAPAPFPCPHCEAGFLTRSQRERHCLEQHPTQLQAAGEGKESCKPAEERRDLSSEASTSTIVTESEEPTCLVKEILDCNICGKKLNSPANLRLHRLSHFALGRGRPHCTPGKRPKAHQCPICGKLFVSSSAVALHQRVHTGERPFPCQVCGKRFRQSTHLREHLRTHSGERPFRCEMCGKGFIQSMHLTEHRRTHTGERPHTCQLCGKAFKTLSNLRNHKKTHARQQKLDEEATAHAVMETSAAVAVVDPSAANAQAQVIQIQTSDLQQAQGTPTIMCNEFGETIAIIETSEGGALPLEQALQIYQTALENSLAVDTVTDGLHLI encoded by the exons ATGATGGCTGAGGAGGGGCAGGAGGAGGCGGCGAGCATGTATGTGGAGCACCAGTACATGTGCAGCGAGTGCCAACAGCTCTTCAACACCCTCGAAGAGGTGCTGGTCCACCAGCAGATCCACACGGGCCAGGACATGGAGGGCGAGGCCGTCACAGAGCTGGGGCAGAGTCAGCAGTACCAGTGCTTGGAGTGCGGGAGCCTCCTTGTCAatgcagaggagctgctgcagcatcaGGAGATGCACATGAGAGAGGCGGGGATGGAGGTGGAGCAACAAG AGCTGTGTGAGGTTCTGGAGATGGAGGGAGCCACCGCTGATGTTCAGGGTTCAGGACCTGTTCAGTACCAGTGTCTCGACTGTCTGGCTCTGTTTGACTCGCCTGAGACCTGGCTGGAGCACCGGCGGACCCACAGCAGGAGCAGCACACATAGTAACACAGAGACAACTACA GAGTATGTGATCCAGCCGGACGGCTCGGTCGCTCCTCTAAACAACGTGCAGAACTTTGTGCTGAGTGAGCAGCAGGCTGGGGAGATCTTGGCACAG GTTCTTGCTCACCagaagcagcaacaacaacaaccaaagaaACATTCTTCTGTCCCTAAATCCCCCCGCTCCTACCTGCTGCCCCCCATCACTCCGGCTCCAGGCTCTGCCACCATGCACCTGCAGATCCTCACAGCTCAGGCCTTGGCAGACagctccacctctccaagtcaGCACCGCTTCAAGCAGCCCCCTCTGCTGTGTGTAAGCCAGACCTCTCCAACAAAGCCTAGGGTCCTGGAGAACGGCGTTCAGAGACTCGAGCTGAGGCTGGCCCCCGCTGTGCACGCCGaataccagcagcagcagcagaccgAGCTGGTGGTCATCCACCCTTACGAATGCTCAGAGTGCTCGCTTCTCTTCCAGACCCCGGAGGACTTCCTTCAGCACCAAGGAGAGCACTTCCTGGGCCAGGACAAAGAGGGTGGAGGGCGGGGGGTCATGACTGGCCTTGAGGAGATGCGAGGAAGGGACGACTCTGCGGAAAAGATGGAGGACATGAGGAGCAGAGGAGCggagaagaaagcagtggtgcgTTCTAAGGCCCTGCAGTGTGAGCTCTGCAGCCGCACCTTCACCTCAGTCAACCGGCTGACTGCTCACCAGCGTGTGCACGAGGAGGGCACGCACAAATGTCCAGACTGCGGCAAGGTGTTCAAGAAGGCCACATCACTGCAGACGCACATGCGCACACACTCAGGTGTCGCACGCTATCTGTGTGTGGACTGTGGTATTGGCTTCACCACTGAGATGACTCTCATCATGCACAG AAAGTCACACGTTGCGGACCCTTTTCACAAGTGTCAGTTCTGCAACAAAACCTTCACCAACATGACCAAGTACCTCTACCACCGTCGGACCCACCTCAGCAGTGAAACGCCTGACTCACCTGCTCCCGTCTTTGTA GGTTCACCTCCAAGAAGAGCGTCTGCCACGGCTCTTGCCATCCTGCAGAGAGCAAGAGAGAAGAAAATCTCCCACCTGCTGCCTCCTCTCACAGAGGAAGAGATGGGAACATTGGAgaattcaaatcaaatttattctAACAAAGTGGACACAAGTGAAgcaaagaagaaggaggaggacggCGAAATGCAGGCATCTGAGCAAGCTGAAGGAACCAGTGAGGAAAACCAGCAGGTGGAAATGGAAGATGCCTCTGTTTCGAATTCAAAGTCCGTTTCTTTGGATGGCGGCGGCGTTATGATGAGCTCTGCTGTCTCAGGAAAAGCTGCGTCGACCTTGTCATCAAACAAAGGGCCTTTTTGTTGCCGTTCCTGCCGTAAACCCTTTCCTTCTCAGCTGCTGCTCGCACATCATCGGCGCCAGTCCCACACCCTTCAGCGCAGGTTTATGTGCGGCATTTGTGGAAAGTCTTTTAAGAAGCAGATCCACGTGCAAAACCACATGCGGATACATACTGGCGAGAAGCCCTTCCAGTGCTCTGACTGTGGGAAGACCTTCTCATTACTGGCCAATCTGATGAGGCACACGCTCATTCATTCCGGTGTGCGCCCGTACCGCTGTGATGTCTGCTATCGCTCCTTCTCCCAGTCGTCGAACCTCCGTCAGCACAGCCTGCTGCATTCCAGCGCGCCGAGACTCACCTGCCCCGAATGTCCAGCGACGTTCCGTTGGGCCAACAAATTGGCAGCACATCGCTTCACCCAGCATCCGGGAGCTCCAGCTCCTTTTCCCTGTCCTCACTGTGAAGCTGGCTTCCTGACCAGGAGCCAGCGGGAGAGACACTGTCTGGAGCAGCACCCCACACAGCTGCAGGCCGCAGGGGAGGGGAAAGAGTCCTGCAAGCCTGCAGAGGAAAGAAGAGACCTCAGCTCCGAAGCCTCTACCTCAACAATAGTTACAGAATCAGAGGAGCCAACCTGTTTGGTTAAAGAAATTTTAGACTGCAACATTTGTGGCAAGAAGCTGAATTCTCCTGCCAATCTGCGACTTCACAGACTGAGCCACTTTGCTTTGGGCCGTGGGCGGCCCCACTGCACCCCTGGCAAGAGACCCAAGGCCCACCAATGTCCCATCTGTGGCAAGCTGTTCGTGTCGTCCTCTGCCGTCGCTCTTCACCAGCGAGTCCACACGGGCGAGCGGCCGTTCCCGTGCCAGGTGTGCGGGAAGCGCTTCCGTCAGAGCACGCACCTGCGAGAGCACCTGCGCACGCACTCTGGTGAGCGGCCATTTCGCTGCGAAATGTGCGGAAAGGGTTTCATCCAGAGCATGCATCTGACGGAGCACCGAAGAACGCACACGGGCGAACGACCACACACCTGCCAGCTGTGCGGCAAAGCCTTCAAGACCCTCTCCAACCTGAGGAACCATAAAAAGACCCACGCCAGGCAGCAGAAGCTCGACGAGGAGGCCACCGCCCATGCTGTCATGGAGACCAGCGCTGCGGTGGCCGTGGTGGACCCTTCTGCAGCTAACGCGCAGGCTCAGGTCATCCAGATCCAAACCTcagatctgcagcag GCGCAGGGCACCCCGACGATCATGTGTAACGAGTTCGGGGAGACCATCGCCATCATCGAGACGAGTGAAGGAGGCGCGCTGCCTCTGGAGCAGGCGCTGCAGATCTACCAGACCGCGCTGGAGAACAGCCTCGCCGTGGACACGGTGACCGACGGGCTGCATCTGATCTGA